The DNA region CCGCGGGCGTGCCGACCGGCACGTCACAGAGCCAACCGATCCGTGCCCTGTCGACCACCGAGCCTGTGGCGCCGCACGCGCGCGACAGCGGACCGGTGATGGAACGGGCGTCCTCGTAGACGAAAACGGCGAGCAGACCGACCGCGCCGAATGCGGCGACGAACGGCTACGGGCTCATCGGGACACGGGATCTGGCGCGCTTCCGCGCCCGCATACGAACCGACGTCAGCGGGATCCGATTGCCGTGGGCGTGCGGTCGCCGCCGCACCAATGGTGCTGCAATGCCGGGTATATCGGGGATTGGTCGATAAAATTGCGACGACCGGTGGGCCCTGGACGCCGGAACGACACCGTGGATGGGACAGCATGGCGCAAGAGACAGGCCCCGCATTGGGCATGTCCGTCGGGGCGACCACCCTGGCGGCGGTGACCGCCGATCGGGCCGTGACCCGCCGGCCGGTGCTGACCCTGTTCCGGGATCGTCCGTCCCAGATCGGTATGCCATCGGAGAACTCCGCCGTGAGCGGCAGCCTGCATGACCGCGGCCTGGTGGTAACCGATTTCGTCGACCGAGTCGGCGGTGGCGGACCGGTGGTGGCCAGCGACGGCTCGACGCACCGTGCCGAGCAGCTGCTCGCCGATGGACTGCACGCACTCGCCTACGCGGTGACCGAGGGCCAGCCGATACCGCCCGCCGTAGCGGTGACCCACCCCGCCCACTGGTCGCGGGATGCGGTCGCCGCATTGCGCACCGCGCTGGGGCGAGTGGCCGAATGGGCGCAGCACCCGGTAACGCTGATCCCCGATACCACTGCGGTTCTGGCTGCGCTGCAAGCCAATCCGGGCCTTCCGGACCAGGGCGTCATCGCGGTGTGCGATTTCGGCGGCAGTGGCACCAACGTCACCCTCGTCGATGCCGGCCGCGAATTCGCGCCGCTGGGCGCCACCCGTCGAATCACCACGTTCGCCGGGGACGTCATCGATCAGGCGCTACTCGATCATGTAGTGGCCGATCTCGGCGGCAACGGCGAGGATTCCCCCACAGTGGGATCGCTGAACCGGCTGCGCAACCAGTGCCGTGACGCCAAAGAACAATTGTCGGCGGAGACGGTGGCCGAACTCGCCGGATTCCACGGCGGGGCGTGGCTGACCCGGGTGGAACTCGACGAAGCGCTGCGTCAGCCTCTCGACGGCTTTTTCACGGTTCTAGAGCAGATCCTGGCCGACAACGATGTCCGGCCCGACGGGCTGTCTGCGATCGTCTCGGTCGGCGGCGGGGCGAACATGCCGACCGTGACGACCGGGCTGTCGCAACGCTTCGGTGTCGCCGTCGTCAGCTCCCCGCGGCCGCAGTTGACCGCGGCGATCGGCGCGGCCCTCAGCGTCGCCGGCAGTGCGGTTGCCGTTCCGAAGCAGGCGCCTCCGCCGAGCGAGTCGCCGCAATTCCCCGTGCCGGAACCGCCGCCGGAATTCAGTCCGCCGCAGACCGGCAACGGTGGAACCGAGCCCGCACCCCAACCTCTGGTCACCCCACCCGATCCGGTCATCGCCCCGCCGGCCAAAGCGGTGGTGCCCGAACGGGAACCGCTCGGCGGGGGCGGTGTGCCCTGGTATCGGCGACCGATCCCGGTGGTCATCCTCGCCGCAGTGGTCGCGACCTTGTTGGGCACCGTGGCGGTGCTGGTGTTACGCAACGCCGCCGAACCCGCACCAGACTCCACCGTGCCACCGGTACCGGTGACCAGCACACCGTCCCCGACCTACGAGCCGCCGCCGGCGTTCGCGCCCAGCCCCGAGCCGGTCTTGCCGATGCTGCCCGACGAGTCGGTCGTCCCAGAGTTCCCCGAGGGGCCGGAGAACCCGGAGATTCCCGAGCACCCGGCCCCCGAGCCCACCGAACCGACCGGGGGACCGGGCAGCCCGTAGCGCGGGCATCGCCCAGTCGTGGCACACTGCCGAGATGAGCGCGCGGCGTGCGATCAGGCGGATTCCGGTCGGTGTTGCGGTAACCCTGATGGGCATCGGTGTGATCGGTTTCGTGGTCGCACTCATCCTCAATGTCTTTGTGCTGGACCGCTATGCCGCCTACGGCGAAGTGCCGATTCCGGGCAGTGGCACGGTGCACCTGCCCGTGGGCGAGGTGACGGTGAGCCTGCACACCCGAGTCATCTCCAGCCCTACCGGCGGCGGTCTGCCGGTACCGCCGATAAGCCTGGGCGTGACATCGCCGGACGGGGCGCCCGATCCGGAGTTCGAGGAGAGCATCGGGCCGACCACCACGGTCAACAACGATTCGCGACGCCGGCTGTGGCGGATGCAGGTGGCGGTCGCCGGCGACTACCAGATCACTACTGACGGGCAGGTCGGTGCCTACATCGCTCCGCGGTTGGCGTTCGGTGAGCACGCCGGTCGGTGGTCGCTGGTCTGGATCTTCGCCGGCATCTTCGGTCTCGGTCTGTTGGACCTGATCGCAGCGCGGTGGTTTGCGGTCCGCGGTCGCCCGCGGTCGGTGCGGTCGGACGGTGCCGCGACGGAATCCGCCGCGGAAACCGTCATGGAATCTGTGGCCGGCCGATACGTCCCCGACGATGAAGGCATCCGTATCGAGCAGCTCAAAACGATAACGGCCCTCCGCGATTCCGGTGCGTTGACCGAGGCGGAGTTCGCCGAAGAGAAGCGGCGAATCCTGCGCGGGCACTGAACCGTCAGTGGCTACGTCGGATGGGCCGCTTCCTCAACGCCGCTCGTTCCTCGCGGCGCATCGTCAGTGGCTACGTCGGATGGGCCGCTTCCTCAACGCCGCTCGTTCCTCGCGGCGCATCGTCAGTGGCCGCGAGCCACCCACTCGTCGTAGTTGACCAGCTCGTCGCCGATACGGGTGCTGTCGCCGTGCCCGGTGTAGACGACGGTGTCGGCCGGCAGCGCGCCGAGGCGCCCGGAGATGGACGCCAGGATGGTCGGGAAATCCGAGAACGAGCGACCGGTCGCGCCGGGACCGCCGTGGAACAAGGTGTCGCCGCTGAACACCGCGCCCAGATCCGGCGCATACCAGCACACCGATCCCGGCGAGTGGCCCGGAGTGTGCAGGGCGTGCAGTTCGATACCGCCGGCGGTCAGCCGCTGATCATCGTCGATGGCACGAAATTCGTTGTCCGGGTGCGTCATCTGCCACAGCATCGCATCGGCCGGGTGCAGCAGAACCGGGGCGTCGAAAGTCTGGCCCAGCTCCGGCGCGACGGTGATGTGGTCGTTGTGGCCGTGCGTGCACACCACCGCGACCACTTTGCGTCCGCCGACCGCCTCGACGATCGGCGCCGCGGTATGCGCGGCGTCGAAGACGATGACTTCTGAATCGTCACCCACGACCCAGATGTTGTTGTCGACTTCCCAACTGCCACCGTCGAGTTCGAAGGTGCCATGCGTGACGACCCGCTGGATCGGGCTGTTCGCGCTCACAGCACCACGACCGAACGCAGCACCTCGCCGCCGTGCATCCGGTGGAAGGCCTGCTCGATGTCGTCCAGTCCGATGCGTTCGGAGACGAACTTCTCCAGTGGCAACCGGCCCTGCAGGTACAGGCTGATCAGGGTGGGGAAGTCACGTTCGGGCAGGCAGTCGCCGTACCACGAAGACTTCAGTGACCCGCCGCGGGAGAAGAAGTCCACCAGCGGCATCTCCAGTTGCATATCGGGGGTCGGAACACCCACCAGCACAACGGTTCCGGCCAGGTCGCGGGCGTAGAACGCCTGCTTCCAGGTCTCCGGGCGCCCCACCGCGTCGATCACGACGTCGGCGCCGAACCCGTCGGTGAGCTCCTGGATGGTCTCGACCGGGTCCTGAGTGCGAGCGTTGACGGTGTCGGTCGCGCCGAAGTCGCGGGCCCAGGCCAGCTTGGTGTCGTCGGTGTCGACGGCGATGATGCGCCGGGCTCCCACCAGGGCGGCACCGGCGATCGCGGCGTCACCCACGCCGCCGCAACCGATCACCGCGACGGTGTCGTCGCGAGTCACGCCGCCGGTGTTGATCGCCGCACCCAGACCGGCCATCACCCCGCAGCCCAGCAAACCGGCCACCGCCGGGTCGGCGGACGGATCGACCTTGGTGCACTGGCCCTCGTGGACCAGGGTCTTGTCGGCGAACGCCCCGATGCCCAGGGCGGGGGAGAGTTCGGTGCCGTCGGTCAGCGTCATCGGCACCGAGGCGTTGAAGGTGTCGAAGCACAGGTGCGGCCGGCCACGCTTGCAGGCCCGGCACTGGCCGCAGACCGCGCGCCAGTTCAGGACCACGAAGTCACCGGGGGCCACCGCGGTCACCGCCGATCCCACCGACTCGACGGTGCCGGAGGCCTCGTGGCCCAGCAGGAACGGGTAGTTGTCGTTGATGCCGCCGTCCCGGTAGGTCAGGTCGGTGTGGCACACCCCGCATGCGGTGATGGCCACGACCACGTCGTTGGGCCCGGGGTCGGGGATGACGATGTCGGTCACCTCGACCGGCTTGCCCTTCTCACGGGAGATCACGCCACGCACTGTCTGACTCATGCGGCCAACCTTATGTTGCCGGTGTGGCGCGCGTTACCGGCACCTCGGCTTGTGCGGTGACCGCGCGGGTGGGCGTGTCGGCGCGCAGGAAACTTCCGGTGCGTTGCGCACCCAACACCTCGGTCGGCTGTCCGTCGAGGACCACCGGGCGACCCGAGATAAAGACCGCGGTGACGGCGTCGTCGTTGCGGTTGACCATCCGTGACATGCCGCCGTACGCGGCGAAGGTGTCTTCGCTGTAGGCGTCCAGGGTGTCGTCGAGGTGATCGGGGTCGATGACCGCGATGTCGGCGCGGTCGCCGACCCGCAGGTGGCCGGCATCGATCCGGTACCAGTCGGCCAGTTCGCCGGTGAGCCGGTGCACCGCCTGCTCGACCGACAGGAACGGCTTGCCGGCCTGCTCGGCGTCGAGGACGTGGCGCAGCAGACGCAGGCCCATGTTGTAGAACGCCATGTTGCGCAGGTGTGCGCCGGCGTCCGAGAAACCCATCTGAATGCCGGGCTCCTGCGCGAGTGTCTTGAGTACCTCGGGCCGGTCGTTGGAGATCGTGGTGTGCCAGCGCAGCGCGGTCCCGTGCTCCAGGACCAGGTCGAGGAACGCGTCGACGGGATGCACGCCGCCGCGTTCGACCCCGACCTGCCCGAAGGACTTTCCGATGATCGAGGTGTCCGGGCATTCGGTGATCTCGGCGTCGAAGAAGTCGCGGTGCCACACCCGCGGGCCGTACTTGTTGGCGTAGTCCTTGCGGAAACGGCGCCGGTAGGCCTCGTCGCGCATCAACTCGTCACGTTCGACGGACTCGCGCAGGTGCAGCGCCTCGGCCCCGGACCCGAACTCTTCGAAGATCACCAGATCGATACCGTCGGCGTAGACGTCGAACGGCACCGGCAGGTGCTGCCAACGGAAATCGGCGCCCAGCTTGGTCAGCATCCGCGACGCCTTGACCATCGTCGGAATCGCCCACCGGTTGCTCTTGACGTCGGCGGCGGCCAGCAGGCTGGTCTTGAGCGGCCGGCGGAAGATCCCCAGGGCCTGGGCCAGCTGGGACACCACGTCCAGTGGGTTCTTGATATCGGGGCCGGCCTGCAGGATTCGTCCGGTGCGCCGCAGCTTCGCCTTGAGGCGGCGGAGCTCTTTCGGCTTGGCATAGGTCGAGGGCAGTGTTCGTGAGCGGCAGATCTCGCCGTCCATCTTGTCGAAAAGCAGTTGCTGGGAGGACATTCCGACAAATCCGGCTTGCAAAGCCTCATCCAGCATCTGCTCCATCCGAGCCTGCTCGGCGGCGGTGGGCCGAACGTTCGAACGGGTGGCGCGGTCGAGGCCCATGGTTGCGGCGCGCATGTCCGAATGGCCGATGAACGCCGTCACGTTCGGGCCGAGCGGCCGACTCTCCAGTGCGGCGATGTAGTCCTCGCAACTCGCCCAGGTCTTGTGGGCATCGATGGTCTCCACCACGTACTTGCGGGGGATGGCCTCCACGCGGCCGAAGATGTCACCGGCATCCGGCCCGTCGACGTGGATGGTCGACAGCGAACACGAGCCGACGAGCACCGTGGTCACCCCGTGGCGTACCGATTCCGACAGCGACGGGGCGGCCAGGACTTCGACGTCGTAGTGGGTGTGGATGTCGAGCAGACCGGGCATCACCCATTTCCCCGCTGCATCGATGATGTTTGCGCAGCCGGTCTCATCGAGCGGTTCGGCCGAGATCGCCGCGACGTGGCCGTCGCGGATACCGATGTTGCGGATCGCCGACGGCGCACCGGTGCCGTCGAACCACCGGCCGCCACGAATCACGGTGTCAAAACTCACGGGTATTCCCTTCCGCCGGATGTCGTTCCCAGCATGGCCCGCGACGCAGCGGAAGTCTTGACATCTGCGGACAATTCTTTGATATTTGCGGACATGTCGGTGGTGCGCGGCACCGCGCTGTCCGGATACGCGGAGCTGGTTGCCGAACTCGGCGGTGATCCCGCCGCGTTGCTGCAGGCCGCCGGGGTCCCCGGCGGGGCGGTCGGAGTGCATGAGGTCTTCGTGCCGTACCGGGCGGTGATCCTGGCCGTGGAGACTGCCGCGAGCGCCGTCGACTGCCCGGACTTCGGGCGGCGGTTGGCGCTGCGCCAGGACATCGGGAACTTCGGGCCGCTGGGCGTGGCGGCACGTACCGCGGCCACCGTCGGCGGCGGGTTCTCGATCGTGGAGCGATTCCTGTCCGCCTACAGTCCGGCGATCTCGGCACGGATCCTGGCCGGTGCCGAGCCCAACGAATCGTTCTATGCCTTCGAAGTGCTCATCGATCGGTCCCCACCGCACCCACAGACCACCGAGCTGTCGCTGGGCGTATCGCTGGGCATCATGCGGATGATGTTCGACGCCCCGTACGCGCCGCTGTCGGTGCATCTTCCGCACCAGCCGCTGACCCCGCTGCGCGACTACCTGGCCTACTTCGGCTGCCGGCCCTACTTCGCCCAGCCGGTCGCCGGATTCACCTTCCGCACCGCGGATCTGGACCGGCCGCTGCACCGGGACGACCAGGCGCATCAGGCCGTGGTCGGCTATCTGCGCGCTATCACCGCAGAGTCGGCGGGTGTTGCGGCGTCGGTGCGCGCCATCGCCCGTCAGTTGTTGCCGACCGGAACGGTCAGCCTGGAACTGATCGCCGGTGAACTGGGTTTGCATCCCAAGGCGCTGCACCGGCGGCTGGCGGCCGAGCAGACCACGTTCGCCACGCTCGTCGACGGGGTGCGCCGCGATGCCGCCCACCGCTATCTGCGTGACACCGACATCAGCCTGGCGCATCTGGCCTGCGAACTCGGCTACGCCGAGCAGAGTGTGCTCAGCCGGTCCTGTCAGCGGTGGTTCGGTTGCAGCGCGAGCAGTCATCGCAAGGCGGCCCGGATGGCCGAGCCGGGCGAGACGACGTCGGGGCCGCATTAGCCCGGCGGGCTAGGCTGGCCGCCGATGGCTGTCCTGGATGTTGTCGACGACTGGCCGGTCGATCATGTGGCCGCCGCGGTCGTCGGCCCGCACGGGGTGCTGGCCACCCACGGTGACATCGCCCGACCGTTCCGCCTGGCCTCGGTCACCAAACCGTTGGTGGCGCGGGCCGTGCACGTCGCGGTGGAGGAGGGGGCCGTCGAATTGGACACCCCGGCCGGGCCGCCGGGGGCCACCGTGCGGCATCTGCTGGCGCACGCGTCCGGGTTCGCGGCGGGCTCCGACCGGATTCAGGCGCCGCCCGGCACCCGCCGGGTGTACTCCAATCACGGCTTCGAGGTGCTCGCCCGGAGTCTCGAACAGGAATCCGGGATCGAGTTCGGCGACTATCTGGCTCAGGCGGTGTTCGAGCCGCTGGGAATGTCGGCCAGCCGACTGGACGGGGGCGCCGCGGGCGCCGGTTTCGGGGCCACCTCGACGGTGGCGGATCTGGCGGCATTCGCCGGTGACCTGCTGATACCGGTCACGGTGTCGCCGCAACTGCATGCCGAAGCGATCAGTGTGCAGTTTCCCGGGCTGGATGGGGTGTTGCCCGGTTACGGGCCGCAGCGCCCCAATGACTGGGGTCTGGGCTTCGAGATCCGAGACGGCAAGAGTCCCCACTGGACGGGTGCGACGAACTCACCGCGGACCTTTGGCCATTTCGGCCAGTCGGGCACGTTGATCTGGGTTGATCCGGTGATCGAACGGGCCCTGGTGGTGCTGACCGATCGTGATTTCGGGGACTGGGCGAAGACGTGCTGGCCGGTGTTGGCCGATGCCGTGGTGGCCGCGACCGGCTGGGACTAGCCAACAGGCGTCACACAAGGCACAATAGACACATACAACACTAAATACTCAGCAGTATCACTGCTCTGCAGGAATCCACCAGGTCGTTGGGGAAGACGTCCCTCGTGGAGCCGAAGGAGCAACTGATGCGCGCGACGAATCAATTCGCCGACGTGACCAGCGGCGTGGTGTACATCCACGCCTCGCCCGCGGCGGTATGCCCGCATGTCGAGTGGGCACTGACCTCGACCCTGGGCGCCCGCAACGGCCAGGCGAAACTCAACTGGACGCCGCAACCGGCGATGCCGGGACAATTGCGTGCGGTCGTCAACTGGGTGGGCCCGGTCGGCACCGGTGCCCGGCTGGCCAGCGCGCTGCGCTCCTGGTCGGTGCTGCGCTTCGAGATCACCGAGGACCCCAGCACCGGAGTGGACGGCCAGCGGTTCAGCCACACCCCGCAGCTCGGGTTGTGGAGCGGAACGATGAGCGCCAACGGCGATGTGATGGTCGGGGAGAACCGGCTGCGCAGCTTGATGGCCGCCGGCGCCGACGCGCTGGCCGCCGAGTTGGAGACCGTGCTGGGTGCCGCGTGGGACGAGGCGCTGGAGCCTTACCGCGACGGCGGGGAGGGCGCGGAGGTGTCCTGGCTCAGCCGCGGCGTGGGCTGATTTCCCGGCCGCGTTTTTCTCCGCGGTTAGAGGGGCGGGCGCAGGATCTGTAGCGCGCCGGGCACCGCCGACACCGTCACCGGCAGCGGGCGGACATAGTCCCCGTCGGCGTAGGCGTTGATCCCCGGGCACTCCACCCGAATCGACGACGCCCGACGGCTGCTGACCTCGTCGAGCAGCACGTGGGTGCCCTTGAACACCGTCGGGAACAGCCTGATCAGCTTGGCCCGCGAATCCGAATGCACCATGGTGACGTCGAGCAGGCCGTCGGCGTGGTCGGCGTCCGGGCAGATCAGCATCCCCCCGCCGTAGCTGCGGGTGTTGCCGAACGCCGCCAGCGTCAATGCGATCTCCAGCTGCTCATCGTCGTCGAACGTCAGCCGGAACGGCAGGAGTCGGAGCCGCGACATCTCGGCCACCATCGCCACGTTGTAGCGCATCCGGCCGTGCGGCCAGCGCATCCGGTTGACCCGGTCGCTGACCAGTGAATCGAAACCGGCAGCCATCACGGTGCCGAACCAGGACACCGCGCCGTCGTCGCCGGCGATCCGGCCCAGATCGACCGTCTCGATCCGGCCGTCGACGACGACGTCGGCGGCGGCTTCCGGATCTCCTGTGGGCAGACCGTATTCGCGGGCGTGATCGTTGCCGGTGCCGGCCGGGATGATGCCCAGTGGCACGTCGCCGAGCGCCAGCGACTGCAATGCCAGGGAGATGACGCCGTCACCGCCGGCCACCACCACGGCGTCGGTGCCCGCCGCCAGGGCGTCGTCGAGCAGTCTCCGGGCATGGCCGGGATCGGCGCCGACGAGATGCTGGACATCGATGCCGCGCTGCTGGAATCGCGCCAAAGCCCGCTCCGCGGCATGCCGGGCGTTGCCGTGTCCGGCCGCCGGGTTGGTCAGCAGCGCGACCCGGTCGATCACGCGGCGGTTCTGCGGGCGCGGGTTCATGGAATCAGTTTGCCGGGGTTGAGAATGCCGGCCGGATCCAGCGTGGCCTTCACGGCGCGCAACACCTGCACACCCAGTTCGCCGACCTCCCGGCTCATCCAGGGCCGGTGGTCGGCGCCCACGGCGTGGTGATGGGTGATGGTGCCGCCGGCGTTCATGATTGCTTGGCTTGCCGCGGCTTTCGCGGCGCTCCACTGCTCGATGGGGTTGCCGCGCTGGCCTGCGACCACGGTGAAGTACAGCGACGCGCCGGTCGGGTAGACGTGCGAGATGTGGCACAGCACCAGCGCCGGCGTCCCGCTGTCGGCCAGTGCGGTGGTCAACGCCTCGGTGACGGCGGCTTTGAGTGCGGGAACCCGCGACCAGTCGGTGGCGGTCTCCAGCGTCTCGCAGAGCGCCCCGGCGGCCAGCAGTGAATCGCGCAGGTACGGTGCACCGAATCGGCCGTGCTCCCAGGCCCGCGCAGGTTCTTCGCCCAGTGAGGTGCCGCCGTGCGCCTCCAGCACCGCCCGGGTTTCGGCGTGCCGGCTCGCGGTGTGCTCGGCGGTGCCCTCGAACAGGGTGATCGCCAGACAGCCACCGGTGATCTGCTGTTCGCCGATCTGCTCGGTGGTCGCCAGGTTCACACCGGTCTCGGCTTCGTCGGAGAGGCGGATGACGGTGGGCCCGGTGCCGGTCTGGGTGACCGCGCGCAGTGCCGCGGCGCCGGTGGTGAAATCGGGAAACGACCACGCCTCGTAGCGGGTGGTCTCCGGCGTCGGATGCACCCGCACCCGCACCCGGGTGATGACACCGAAGACGCCCTCCGAGCCCAGCAGCAGCTGACGCAGGTCGGGACCGGCGGCCGAGGCCGGGGCGCGGCCCAACTCCAGCACGCCCGCCGGGGTGATCGCCCGCAGGCCGCGGACCATGTCGTCGAATCGGCCGTAGCCCGCCGAGTCCTGGCCCGACGAGCGGGTGGCGGCGAAGCCGCCGAGGGTGGCGAATTGGAAGCTCTGCGGGAAGTGGCCCAGGGAGTACCCGCGTTCGCCGAGTAGCCGTTCCGCCGCGGGGCCGGTCACCCCGGCGCCGAACTCCGCCTCGCCGGACACCTCGTCGAGGCTGTGCAGCGCGTCGAAGCGGCGCAGGTCCAGCGAGATCACCGCGGTGAAAGCGTCGCCGCGGATCGGGTCGAGCCCGCCGACGACGCTGGTTCCGCCGCCGAACGGCACCACCGCGATGCGGTGGTTGCCGCAGTACTCCAGGATTGCCGCGATGTCGAGGTCGAAGCCCGGAAGCAGTACTGCATCGGGTGCATCTTGGATGTCGGAACCGTTACGCCGCAACAGGTCCGGTG from Mycolicibacter sp. MU0083 includes:
- a CDS encoding SHOCT domain-containing protein, with translation MSARRAIRRIPVGVAVTLMGIGVIGFVVALILNVFVLDRYAAYGEVPIPGSGTVHLPVGEVTVSLHTRVISSPTGGGLPVPPISLGVTSPDGAPDPEFEESIGPTTTVNNDSRRRLWRMQVAVAGDYQITTDGQVGAYIAPRLAFGEHAGRWSLVWIFAGIFGLGLLDLIAARWFAVRGRPRSVRSDGAATESAAETVMESVAGRYVPDDEGIRIEQLKTITALRDSGALTEAEFAEEKRRILRGH
- a CDS encoding N-acyl-D-amino-acid deacylase family protein, with protein sequence MSFDTVIRGGRWFDGTGAPSAIRNIGIRDGHVAAISAEPLDETGCANIIDAAGKWVMPGLLDIHTHYDVEVLAAPSLSESVRHGVTTVLVGSCSLSTIHVDGPDAGDIFGRVEAIPRKYVVETIDAHKTWASCEDYIAALESRPLGPNVTAFIGHSDMRAATMGLDRATRSNVRPTAAEQARMEQMLDEALQAGFVGMSSQQLLFDKMDGEICRSRTLPSTYAKPKELRRLKAKLRRTGRILQAGPDIKNPLDVVSQLAQALGIFRRPLKTSLLAAADVKSNRWAIPTMVKASRMLTKLGADFRWQHLPVPFDVYADGIDLVIFEEFGSGAEALHLRESVERDELMRDEAYRRRFRKDYANKYGPRVWHRDFFDAEITECPDTSIIGKSFGQVGVERGGVHPVDAFLDLVLEHGTALRWHTTISNDRPEVLKTLAQEPGIQMGFSDAGAHLRNMAFYNMGLRLLRHVLDAEQAGKPFLSVEQAVHRLTGELADWYRIDAGHLRVGDRADIAVIDPDHLDDTLDAYSEDTFAAYGGMSRMVNRNDDAVTAVFISGRPVVLDGQPTEVLGAQRTGSFLRADTPTRAVTAQAEVPVTRATPAT
- a CDS encoding FAD-binding oxidoreductase — its product is MKWNAWGDPAAAKPLSDGIRQLLKAALGVDGSSATEPDPSQVRLRPSALTDEHRQALEAIVGAEHCRTGHLDRLLHAGGKSTPDLLRRNGSDIQDAPDAVLLPGFDLDIAAILEYCGNHRIAVVPFGGGTSVVGGLDPIRGDAFTAVISLDLRRFDALHSLDEVSGEAEFGAGVTGPAAERLLGERGYSLGHFPQSFQFATLGGFAATRSSGQDSAGYGRFDDMVRGLRAITPAGVLELGRAPASAAGPDLRQLLLGSEGVFGVITRVRVRVHPTPETTRYEAWSFPDFTTGAAALRAVTQTGTGPTVIRLSDEAETGVNLATTEQIGEQQITGGCLAITLFEGTAEHTASRHAETRAVLEAHGGTSLGEEPARAWEHGRFGAPYLRDSLLAAGALCETLETATDWSRVPALKAAVTEALTTALADSGTPALVLCHISHVYPTGASLYFTVVAGQRGNPIEQWSAAKAAASQAIMNAGGTITHHHAVGADHRPWMSREVGELGVQVLRAVKATLDPAGILNPGKLIP
- a CDS encoding AraC family transcriptional regulator, producing MSVVRGTALSGYAELVAELGGDPAALLQAAGVPGGAVGVHEVFVPYRAVILAVETAASAVDCPDFGRRLALRQDIGNFGPLGVAARTAATVGGGFSIVERFLSAYSPAISARILAGAEPNESFYAFEVLIDRSPPHPQTTELSLGVSLGIMRMMFDAPYAPLSVHLPHQPLTPLRDYLAYFGCRPYFAQPVAGFTFRTADLDRPLHRDDQAHQAVVGYLRAITAESAGVAASVRAIARQLLPTGTVSLELIAGELGLHPKALHRRLAAEQTTFATLVDGVRRDAAHRYLRDTDISLAHLACELGYAEQSVLSRSCQRWFGCSASSHRKAARMAEPGETTSGPH
- a CDS encoding DUF3145 domain-containing protein, translating into MRATNQFADVTSGVVYIHASPAAVCPHVEWALTSTLGARNGQAKLNWTPQPAMPGQLRAVVNWVGPVGTGARLASALRSWSVLRFEITEDPSTGVDGQRFSHTPQLGLWSGTMSANGDVMVGENRLRSLMAAGADALAAELETVLGAAWDEALEPYRDGGEGAEVSWLSRGVG
- a CDS encoding diacylglycerol kinase, with the translated sequence MNPRPQNRRVIDRVALLTNPAAGHGNARHAAERALARFQQRGIDVQHLVGADPGHARRLLDDALAAGTDAVVVAGGDGVISLALQSLALGDVPLGIIPAGTGNDHAREYGLPTGDPEAAADVVVDGRIETVDLGRIAGDDGAVSWFGTVMAAGFDSLVSDRVNRMRWPHGRMRYNVAMVAEMSRLRLLPFRLTFDDDEQLEIALTLAAFGNTRSYGGGMLICPDADHADGLLDVTMVHSDSRAKLIRLFPTVFKGTHVLLDEVSSRRASSIRVECPGINAYADGDYVRPLPVTVSAVPGALQILRPPL
- a CDS encoding serine hydrolase domain-containing protein, with protein sequence MAVLDVVDDWPVDHVAAAVVGPHGVLATHGDIARPFRLASVTKPLVARAVHVAVEEGAVELDTPAGPPGATVRHLLAHASGFAAGSDRIQAPPGTRRVYSNHGFEVLARSLEQESGIEFGDYLAQAVFEPLGMSASRLDGGAAGAGFGATSTVADLAAFAGDLLIPVTVSPQLHAEAISVQFPGLDGVLPGYGPQRPNDWGLGFEIRDGKSPHWTGATNSPRTFGHFGQSGTLIWVDPVIERALVVLTDRDFGDWAKTCWPVLADAVVAATGWD
- a CDS encoding S-(hydroxymethyl)mycothiol dehydrogenase, whose product is MSQTVRGVISREKGKPVEVTDIVIPDPGPNDVVVAITACGVCHTDLTYRDGGINDNYPFLLGHEASGTVESVGSAVTAVAPGDFVVLNWRAVCGQCRACKRGRPHLCFDTFNASVPMTLTDGTELSPALGIGAFADKTLVHEGQCTKVDPSADPAVAGLLGCGVMAGLGAAINTGGVTRDDTVAVIGCGGVGDAAIAGAALVGARRIIAVDTDDTKLAWARDFGATDTVNARTQDPVETIQELTDGFGADVVIDAVGRPETWKQAFYARDLAGTVVLVGVPTPDMQLEMPLVDFFSRGGSLKSSWYGDCLPERDFPTLISLYLQGRLPLEKFVSERIGLDDIEQAFHRMHGGEVLRSVVVL
- a CDS encoding Hsp70 family protein → MAQETGPALGMSVGATTLAAVTADRAVTRRPVLTLFRDRPSQIGMPSENSAVSGSLHDRGLVVTDFVDRVGGGGPVVASDGSTHRAEQLLADGLHALAYAVTEGQPIPPAVAVTHPAHWSRDAVAALRTALGRVAEWAQHPVTLIPDTTAVLAALQANPGLPDQGVIAVCDFGGSGTNVTLVDAGREFAPLGATRRITTFAGDVIDQALLDHVVADLGGNGEDSPTVGSLNRLRNQCRDAKEQLSAETVAELAGFHGGAWLTRVELDEALRQPLDGFFTVLEQILADNDVRPDGLSAIVSVGGGANMPTVTTGLSQRFGVAVVSSPRPQLTAAIGAALSVAGSAVAVPKQAPPPSESPQFPVPEPPPEFSPPQTGNGGTEPAPQPLVTPPDPVIAPPAKAVVPEREPLGGGGVPWYRRPIPVVILAAVVATLLGTVAVLVLRNAAEPAPDSTVPPVPVTSTPSPTYEPPPAFAPSPEPVLPMLPDESVVPEFPEGPENPEIPEHPAPEPTEPTGGPGSP
- a CDS encoding MBL fold metallo-hydrolase — translated: MSANSPIQRVVTHGTFELDGGSWEVDNNIWVVGDDSEVIVFDAAHTAAPIVEAVGGRKVVAVVCTHGHNDHITVAPELGQTFDAPVLLHPADAMLWQMTHPDNEFRAIDDDQRLTAGGIELHALHTPGHSPGSVCWYAPDLGAVFSGDTLFHGGPGATGRSFSDFPTILASISGRLGALPADTVVYTGHGDSTRIGDELVNYDEWVARGH